From the Cryptomeria japonica chromosome 2, Sugi_1.0, whole genome shotgun sequence genome, one window contains:
- the LOC131056106 gene encoding purine permease 3, whose protein sequence is MESSKKTLRQWTLLLLSSAALCIGTIAGPLLLRFYFLHGGTRKWLSAWLETGGWPLLIIPIWLSSHNKQSSEGTHVTPKLCLASIVLGVLTGLDDFLYAWGVSYLPLSTLSLLIASHLGFTAVFAFFIVKHKFSSYSINAIILLTMGSFMLTFHVSGDRPEGVTAGQYWLGFIVTVSAAALYGLILPLTELVYKKATHPITYTLAMEMQVIMSFSATVLCTIGMVVNKDFEAIGREARAFDLGEFNYYMALVWNAVCWQLFFIGVFGVIFLSSSLMSGVIIAACIPVTELLAVILYHEKFSAEKGMALAMALWGFASYLYGEYMDSKLQTSNMPEEHPQGSEHAEPREEEERTLELVVEELNSNSKSSKTK, encoded by the coding sequence ATGGAATCAAGCAAGAAAACCCTAAGGCAATGGACCCTCTTACTATTAAGCTCTGCAGCTCTATGCATTGGAACAATCGCAGGCCCCTTATTACTTCGCTTCTATTTCCTGCATGGGGGTACTCGCAAATGGCTATCTGCATGGCTAGAGACCGGAGGGTGGCCTCTTCTCATTATACCCATTTGGCTTTCTTCTCACAATAAACAATCCTCTGAAGGAACCCATGTAACTCCCAAGCTTTGCCTTGCATCCATTGTACTTGGTGTTCTCACTGGTCTAGATGACTTCTTGTATGCTTGGGGGGTCTCATACTTGCCTCTCTCCACCTTGTCTCTTTTAATTGCATCTCACCTTGGTTTCACTGCAGTTTTTGCATTCTTCATAGTCAAGCACAAGTTTAGCTCATATTCTATCAATGCCATAATTTTGCTCACCATGGGGTCATTTATGCTAACTTTCCACGTTAGTGGCGATAGGCCAGAGGGAGTAACTGCTGGTCAATACTGGTTAGGGTTTATCGTCACGGTTTCTGCAGCAGCCCTTTATGGATTGATTCTTCCTTTGACTGAGCTTGTCTATAAGAAAGCCACACACCCAATAACATATACTCTTGCTATGGAGATGCAGGTTATAATGTCTTTTTCGGCAACAGTTCTCTGTACAATAGGGATGGTTGTGAACAAGGATTTTGAGGCTATTGGGAGGGAGGCTAGGGCATTTGACCTAGGGGAGTTTAACTACTACATGGCTCTGGTGTGGAACGCAGTATGTTGGCAGTTGTTCTTCATTGGGGTTTTTGGTGTCATCTTTTTGAGTTCTTCTCTTATGAGTGGTGTTATTATTGCTGCCTGTATTCCAGTCACGGAGTTGCTTGCAGTGATCTTGTACCATGAGAAATTCAGCGCAGAGAAGGGCATGGCTCTCGCTATGGCTTTGTGGGGCTTTGCATCATATTTGTATGGAGAATACATGGATTCCAAATTACAGACAAGTAATATGCCAGAGGAGCATCCTCAAGGCAGTGAACATGcagagcctagagaagaagaagaaaggacttTGGAGCTGGTTGTTGAAGAACTTAACTCCAATTCCAAGTCTAGCAAAACCAAATAG